A region of Toxorhynchites rutilus septentrionalis strain SRP chromosome 1, ASM2978413v1, whole genome shotgun sequence DNA encodes the following proteins:
- the LOC129762655 gene encoding frataxin homolog, mitochondrial, whose protein sequence is MSLFAVFRNIPNRFAYRRYARQLSILSTKRSFVYKTLVNYDQCVNVPIQRNFSSMNPNDFLATSLIDSATFEAVCSDTLESLCEYFEQLVEETSSLTAADVTYGDGVLTINFGHPHGTYVINRQSPNRQIWLSSPTSGPKRYDFIPYESESDKGFWIYKHDGISLHELLQREIKVIVRKEVDFLSLPHSKRK, encoded by the exons ATGAGCTTATTCGCGGTGTTCCGTAATATTCCTAATCGTTTTGCATACCGTCGATATGCTCGACAGCTATCTATTCTATCGACTAAAAGGTCGTTTGTATACAAGACCTTGGTGAATTATGATCAATGCGTAAATGTTCCAATTCAGCGAAACTTTAGCTCTATGAACCCAAACGACTTCCTTGCGACGTCCCTAATCGACTCCGCTACATTCGAAGCGGTTTGTTCAGACACCCTAGAATCACTGTGTGAATACTTCGAGCAGCTTGTGGAGGAAACAAGCTCTCTAACAGCGGCTGATGTTACGTATGGC GACGGGGTGCTAACGATTAATTTCGGACATCCACATGGAACCTACGTTATAAACCGGCAATCACCGAATAGACAAATTTGGCTCAGTTCCCCCACGAGCGGACCCAAGCGGTACGATTTTATTCCGTATGAGTCGGAAAGTGATAAGGGATTTTGGATATACAAACACGACGGAATTTCACTACACGAGCTACTTCAGCGAGAGATTAAAGTTATTGTGCGAAAAGAGGTAGATTTTTTATCACTTCCTCACAGTAAGAGGAAATAG
- the LOC129762647 gene encoding uncharacterized protein LOC129762647 isoform X1 — translation MKRKYWGSFEDSSDKKKEVSSNEIILPMTKMEKFQQIKLPYTITRRKRIPLKNPLVTQTVEVMNQTEMIQTLIDTYSTKSGHSYILNPCQLMPNIDFPPANTADLSNYEKITRPFWFVNPHESKFTRGEPQNYPKLSRPVLLQALRKVICGLLRVIGFSEINESALIMMIDGVDQFMSLLCESMRDVLVSESRETESVLDILTLEKGFYSVTKKSITSLHNYYKEIDNKNKNEIREFKDIFQEYDKLLQENHLSAAQSLQQTGAKMGEIKEEEYISFLDVGQHSQQSTGPSAISSVTNTMDGTSTINIISFLNGDGTGTSSLKDILEGNLLETNRDSSSDHTGQQQPQESYHSET, via the exons ATGAAGCGTAAATATTGGGGATCTTTCGAAGACAGCAGTGATAAGAAAAAAGAGGTTTCCAGTAATGAAATCATCCTTCCAAtgacaaaaatggaaaaatttcaacaaataaagctaccatatacaataaCACGACGAAAACG CATACCTTTGAAGAATCCACTCGTGACACAAACGGTTGAAGTGATGAATCAAACCGAAATGATCCAAACACTAATCGATACATATTCAACCAAATCGGGTCATAGTTATATTCTTAACCCGTGTCAGCTGATGCCCAACATTGATTTCCCTCCGGCAAACACGGCAGATCTCAgcaattatgaaaaaataactcgTCCCTTCTGGTTTGTGAACCCCCATGAGAGCAAGTTTACGCGGGGCGAGCCTCAGAATTATCCCAAACTGTCGAGACCAGTTTTGTTGCAAGCCCTGCGAAAAGTGATCTGTGGTTTGCTGAGGGTGATTGGCTTTTCCGAGATCAATGAGTCGGCTCTCATAATGATGATCGATGGTGTTGATCAGTTCATGAGCCTGCTGTGCGAATCAATGCGTGATGTTTTAGTCAGCGAAAGTCGCGAGACGGAATCAGTCCTAGATATACTGACGCTCGAGAAAGGCTTTTATTCGGTAACGAAGAAAAGCATCACCAGTTTGCACAATTATTACAAGgaaattgataacaaaaacaaaaatgaaatacgAGAGTTCAAGGACATTTTTCAGGAGTATGACAAATTACTGCAGGAGAATCACTTATCGGCGGCACAGAGCCTACAGCAGACGGGTGCCAAGATGGGAGAAATTAAAGAGGAAGAATATATAAGTTTTCTGGATGTCGGACAGCATTCACAGCAATCCACCGGACCGTCGGCCATCAGTTCAGTAACAAATACTATGGATGGAACATCCACCATCAACATCATTAGTTTCCTTAACGGAGACGGCACAGGCACAAG CAGCCTCAAAGACATTTTAGAAGGTAATCTATTGGAAACGAATCGAGATTCCTCCTCAGACCATACTGGACAACAACAGCCGCAAGAGTCTTATCATTCCGAGACTTAG
- the LOC129762647 gene encoding uncharacterized protein LOC129762647 isoform X2 → MKRKYWGSFEDSSDKKKEVSSNEIILPMTKMEKFQQIKLPYTITRRKRIPLKNPLVTQTVEVMNQTEMIQTLIDTYSTKSGHSYILNPCQLMPNIDFPPANTADLSNYEKITRPFWFVNPHESKFTRGEPQNYPKLSRPVLLQALRKVICGLLRVIGFSEINESALIMMIDGVDQFMSLLCESMRDVLVSESRETESVLDILTLEKGFYSVTKKSITSLHNYYKEIDNKNKNEIREFKDIFQEYDKLLQENHLSAAQSLQQTGAKMGEIKEEEYISFLDVGQHSQQSTGPSAISSVTNTMDGTSTINIISFLNGDGTGTSLKDILEGNLLETNRDSSSDHTGQQQPQESYHSET, encoded by the exons ATGAAGCGTAAATATTGGGGATCTTTCGAAGACAGCAGTGATAAGAAAAAAGAGGTTTCCAGTAATGAAATCATCCTTCCAAtgacaaaaatggaaaaatttcaacaaataaagctaccatatacaataaCACGACGAAAACG CATACCTTTGAAGAATCCACTCGTGACACAAACGGTTGAAGTGATGAATCAAACCGAAATGATCCAAACACTAATCGATACATATTCAACCAAATCGGGTCATAGTTATATTCTTAACCCGTGTCAGCTGATGCCCAACATTGATTTCCCTCCGGCAAACACGGCAGATCTCAgcaattatgaaaaaataactcgTCCCTTCTGGTTTGTGAACCCCCATGAGAGCAAGTTTACGCGGGGCGAGCCTCAGAATTATCCCAAACTGTCGAGACCAGTTTTGTTGCAAGCCCTGCGAAAAGTGATCTGTGGTTTGCTGAGGGTGATTGGCTTTTCCGAGATCAATGAGTCGGCTCTCATAATGATGATCGATGGTGTTGATCAGTTCATGAGCCTGCTGTGCGAATCAATGCGTGATGTTTTAGTCAGCGAAAGTCGCGAGACGGAATCAGTCCTAGATATACTGACGCTCGAGAAAGGCTTTTATTCGGTAACGAAGAAAAGCATCACCAGTTTGCACAATTATTACAAGgaaattgataacaaaaacaaaaatgaaatacgAGAGTTCAAGGACATTTTTCAGGAGTATGACAAATTACTGCAGGAGAATCACTTATCGGCGGCACAGAGCCTACAGCAGACGGGTGCCAAGATGGGAGAAATTAAAGAGGAAGAATATATAAGTTTTCTGGATGTCGGACAGCATTCACAGCAATCCACCGGACCGTCGGCCATCAGTTCAGTAACAAATACTATGGATGGAACATCCACCATCAACATCATTAGTTTCCTTAACGGAGACGGCACAGGCACAAG CCTCAAAGACATTTTAGAAGGTAATCTATTGGAAACGAATCGAGATTCCTCCTCAGACCATACTGGACAACAACAGCCGCAAGAGTCTTATCATTCCGAGACTTAG